One region of Glycine max cultivar Williams 82 chromosome 9, Glycine_max_v4.0, whole genome shotgun sequence genomic DNA includes:
- the LOC100803754 gene encoding auxin-responsive protein IAA27 → MSVSLEQEGYVGLSEVPAMEGCSERTGGGLNLKATELRLGLPGSESPEREEGVEDKNVHPLGMVKCLVSGAKRGFSDTIDGGSGKWLLSGNSGSEVGLGKDGGFFSPRGVGVSVSAAKAECTNQQTCVVKDKVPQSPKPLNEKKPQISAPAAKEQVVGWPPIRSFRKNSMATQPQKNDDNAEAKSVCLYVKVSMDGAPYLRKVDLKNFGTYMELSSALEKMFSCFTISQCGSHGVCGRDKLTENRLMDLLHGSEYVLTYEDKDGDWMLVGDVPWEMFTDSCKRLRIMKSSEAIGLAPRAMEKCKSRN, encoded by the exons ATGTCTGTGTCATTGGAGCAAGAAGGCTATGTAGGCTTATCAGAGGTTCCTGCAATGGAAGGTTGTTCTGAGAGGACTGGTGGTGGCTTGAACCTCAAGGCTACTGAGCTGAGGCTTGGTTTGCCAGGTTCTGAGTCACCAGAGAGAGAAGAGGGTGTGGAGGACAAGAATGTGCACCCTTTAGGCATGGTGAAGTGTTTGGTGTCAGGGGCCAAGAGGGGTTTCTCAGACACCATTGATGGGGGTTCTGGGAAGTGGCTTCTTTCTGGGAATAGTGGATCTGAGGTGGGTTTGGGGAAAGATGGTGGCTTCTTCTCTCCAAGGGGTGTTGGTGTTAGTGTTAGTGCTGCCAAGGCTGAGTGTACCAACCAACAAACTTGTGTTGTAAAAGATAAAGTTCCTCAATCTCCAAAGCCGTTGAATGAGAAGAAGCCTCAGATATCTGCTCCTGCTGCAAA GGAACAAGTTGTGGGATGGCCACCAATCCGTTCTTTCAGAAAGAACTCAATGGCCACTCAGCCACAAAAGAATGATGATAATGCAGAAGCCAAGTCGGTATGCCTTTATGTGAAGGTCAGCATGGATGGTGCTCCATACTTGAGGAAAGTTGACCTCAAAAACTTTGGCACTTACATGGAACTGTCTTCAGCACTGGAAAagatgtttagttgttttacaaTCA GTCAATGTGGTTCCCATGGAGTTTGTGGTCGAGATAAGTTGACTGAAAATAGATTGATGGATCTCCTCCATGGTTCAGAATATGTGCTCACCTATGAAGACAAGGATGGTGATTGGATGCTTGTTGGTGATGTTCCATGGGA GATGTTCACCGACTCTTGCAAGAGGTTGAGGATAATGAAGAGTTCTGAAGCAATTGGACTAG CACCAAGAGCCATGGAAAAATGCAAAAGTCGCAACTAG